The sequence CAGAATTATTGTCTACGTCCATTGGCGAAGGGGTGGTGAGACTGGAAGGGAATTGGGCGGATTTTATCCTGCAATGTCGGGATTTAGGAAGGATAATGGCCTTGACCAGATCAGAGGGATGTGTGCTTGAGCACAAAGGGACCTTCCAAAAAATCAGCATTCATGGGTCTGCTCCACATCAGGTGGCCACAGTGATAGGCCCGATAGAGCAGCGTATTTTCTTTAGCAACTGGAAATTTGGCTTTGCCGCTGAAATTCAGGGAGTGCGGGGCTTGATGAAGAGCTTCCAGTTTTTTGACCAGGCAGGGCAGGCCATCATGAAAATTTATCTGCAAAAAGAAAGCAATGAAGATGTCTTTGAGCAGCTTAAAAACGAATACAAAGCCTTAGACCAAATGGCGGATCTTGACATTGAAGCGATTGAGGTTCCTGAATATACCACGGATATAGACGAAGCCGCTTTTAGGAAGGAATGGGAAGAAATGAAAGATACGCATGCCTTTTTCGGAATGCTCAAGCGGTACAAGCTCCATCGGCAAGAAGCACTCCGGAAGATTGGAGATAAGTGGGCCTATCGTGTAGATCGATTGGTGGTGAGGGATATACTGGAAAAAGCGGCCGAACAGGAACTGCCCATCATGGTATTTGCCGGTAACCGCGGCAATATCCAGATCCATCAGGGAAAGGTGAAAAACCTGCACCAAATCGATAACTGGTTCAATGTCATGGATCCGGATTTTGTGATGCACTTGAATGAGGATACGATCGATGAAGCTTGGGTGGTGCATAAAAATACCGATGATGGCGTGGTATCTTCCCTGGAGTTGTTTGACCCATCGGGTGAATTAATCGCCCAGTATTTTGGGCTCCGTAAGCCAGGCATCCCCCAAAATGCTGCCTGGAAGAAACTGATGGATGCCTTA comes from Echinicola vietnamensis DSM 17526 and encodes:
- a CDS encoding hemin-degrading factor, whose amino-acid sequence is MMNTEIKTAQHIKERYQQFKDHNSKVRIREAAKKLGVSEAELLSTSIGEGVVRLEGNWADFILQCRDLGRIMALTRSEGCVLEHKGTFQKISIHGSAPHQVATVIGPIEQRIFFSNWKFGFAAEIQGVRGLMKSFQFFDQAGQAIMKIYLQKESNEDVFEQLKNEYKALDQMADLDIEAIEVPEYTTDIDEAAFRKEWEEMKDTHAFFGMLKRYKLHRQEALRKIGDKWAYRVDRLVVRDILEKAAEQELPIMVFAGNRGNIQIHQGKVKNLHQIDNWFNVMDPDFVMHLNEDTIDEAWVVHKNTDDGVVSSLELFDPSGELIAQYFGLRKPGIPQNAAWKKLMDALPKRSL